Below is a window of Bos indicus isolate NIAB-ARS_2022 breed Sahiwal x Tharparkar chromosome 19, NIAB-ARS_B.indTharparkar_mat_pri_1.0, whole genome shotgun sequence DNA.
GGATCACTCAGGCCCAAGACCCTGTCTAACCCTAAAATGGTCTGGCTCTGGGATTTgactctggaaaagggaaagtacCGTCCtacccatctctcagggtcagcTCCAAGGATTAAAACGTGCTGCTGTGGACAGGCTTTACTATAAAGGACTGAGCAAATGGCAATTTAAGTTCCCGCCCAGGAGTGAAACCAACCAGAACCTGGCCCGCCCCCTCCACCTCAGTAAACAAGGGCTGGTCCTCTCTGAGTCACTCCCCAGCACACACGCCGAGTGATCTGAGATGGAGCAGTGGTCCTCCACCGTATCTCCTGACAGGTCCTCACCACTCTCCACAAAGGGGCTGAAGCCTTCCCCTACACGTACACTGCACAGAACCGCCTGCTGCTGGGCTGGCCTTCCCTGCCCCCCATCCAGTAGATGGGGTCCCGGAGGAAAGAGGCCTGATTTCAGACAAGCCCAGATGTCGGATGAGACCCGAGACGGGAGCCGGGCCCGGAGAGCCATCCTGGTCACACAGGACACGGACCCAGGCTCAGCTGAAGACCCATTCCCTGAAGGGAAGCGTCGGCTCCTTCGCCACACAGAAGGAGAGCTCAGCAGTGGCTTTCCCGGGACCTGGActcagagggaggaggagaaagaggagacacACACAGGCCAGAGCAGAGGGGCGGATCACCCGCGACCGAGAGCTCAGATCAGACATGACATTCCCAGAGGAAGggttaataaagcagaaacgTGTTTATTAGGTACCCGTGCTCCTCACAGAGGAACAAGGCCCAGGACAGAAGCGCCTGCGACGTCTCCCGAGGTTGCAGGAATCTCTCTCAAGACTCCAGAGAACGTAGGTGCTGGCCGGCCGCCACCCCAAGAAGAACAACACTATTTGGCTGGAGCATGGCCACCGGAGGTGACCCTGGCAGGAAGCTAGAGCTGGCTCCTGGACTCCGCAAACACTGAGGAGCGGGCAGGGGCACCGGGACGCCCATCCGAACACTGGCAGACGGGGAGGGTCTCCCGGCTGAGGCCCACGCCCCCGCCCTGGGCCAGCGAGGAGGGAAGGGGCTGCGGAGAGCGCAGGCTCCCGGCGGGAGAAGACCCTCTCCAGGGGCCAGGTCCTCCAATCTGCCCACCTCTTCCGGGGGCCGGCTCAGTCCCACACGTAGGGGTTTCTAAACACCTGAGAGTTCTTGCCTTCCTTGGGCAGCGTGGCCTCCTGGCGGCCCTGGGCCGCGTAGATGTCCTCGGCCCGCAGGGTGGAATTGGCACTGCCCGTCACCTGGCTGTTGGCGGTGGCCCGCGGGAGGATGACGTCGTACGCTCCATCGGACTGGAAGGAAGAACAGGCGGTCTCACAGCCGGGTTCCGCCGGGGCGGATGTGCAAACAGTCCGCTTCCTGCGGGCCCGTGCCTGCCagctcccccgcccctccccatcACCGCCCGCCCCCACGCCGAGCTGGGCCTGGGATGGTGACTCTAAGTCTGGAGCCGAAGGGGCTGCCCTCTGACCTCTAGCCCCTTATCTCACCCTGCAGAGGGCCGCCCCATGCCTCTGGGCGTGGAAATGAGGCTCCGGTGGCCTCCAATGGTCTGGGGGCTTCGCTCAGAGGGAGGTTCCTCCTCTCAAGACCCATCCCACTCCCTAGACCGTGGGGCCCAGAGGGTGGGCCAGGCTGAGCTCCTATGACCCGACGGGCTCTGCTCCCAGGCTCCCTTTCTCTGGGGGTCTTTCCCGAGCCCCACCAATGAGGCCACATCCCCACAGCATCGCAGCTGGTGTGCAGGGCCCAGCGCAGTCTTCTGGGACGTTTAGCAGTCTCATTTAGAGACTGAAAACCCGGATGGTTTGGGGCTGGCAAGTTTTAAGTTTTGGAgacttaaaaatccaaattcgTTGCCTGGATCCTGGTCAGAGCCGCAGTGATTGTTCCTGGGTAGGCGAGGCTGAGGCATTGGTCCCAGGGCCCACCCTGCAGGGAATGTGAGCCCCACCAGCCTCATCCCCAGGCAGAGCCTCGACCAAAGCCCTGTAGCTCGGGGGGCGGAAGCTTTTCCACATACTCAaacctgggggcgggggggtggggatggggtggggggggtcctCCCACCCCCTTTACTAtctgccctcccccgccccttgTAGCTCCTGGAACATTAACACCCTCGGTTCTCGGTTCTCAAGCCTGGCTGTGCGTCACAATCACCTGGACTGCTGAGCCACAACCACACCTAGGGAGCCGCACCCCGAGGCGAGCTGGTGACTATTCAATGACCCTGATCTGTGACGCCAGCAGATTTCCACGGTCACTCCCACTGTGACTTGGATAACTCCACGTAATCAAGGTGACGTCATCGAAGCGATGCTAATCCTTGGCTCCATCACACCACCGGCCCTTGTATTTTTAGTGTTCCAGGTGAcgtacaaaggagcctggtgggttacagttcattgggttgcaaagagtgggacccaactgagcacacacacaggtgatGGGAGTGGTGGGGGTCGAGGGACCACGGTTTTGGAGCCACTTCTAGATAAAATATCTGTTCATCCGGAGCCTTCCTGAAGGAGCGGTACTCAATGCACACGGGTACAGTGGGGTGGCCAGGCAGGGGACCCTAGGCGGCTGGGGGCTGGCAAACCCTGCTCCCACCCTTCTGAGATTCCTCTGccctcccagctcctggccacGGCCCCCCGCTCTCGCAGGCCACAGGTTCAGGCCCGGGGAGAGCCCAGGACTGGAAGTGTGGGGCGCACTGGCTTCACCCAGCCCCCGGGGCTCCAGGCGGGGAGAGGATGAGAACGCCACCCCACTGACCTCCCTGCTTCCTGTTCCCAGCCTCCTGCCAAGGTGGGGTCACTGACCTCTCCGCACAGTGACTGCCTGCCAGGCGGCCGGGAGGAGGAACACAACTGGACTGAGTAAGACTCTAACCCTCCGGCTTCCTGTTCCCACCCCCCTCCCTTGGCTAAGGGAGCATCTGGTTTCCAGAACCCAGGGGAGGTGTGAAGCTCAGAGTGGCTGCCtgctggcagggggaggggagctggggccCCTCCTGGGACAGCTGTGGTTGCGGAGTCAGGATCTACCCAGACCCGCCCTGTGCGCCTCTGTCCACCAGGAACGCACATACCTGGCTGTGGCCCCCTTGTCCCTGTGTGGGGGACAGCTGGCGGCTCCCACCAGCAGAGAGAGAGACCGTTCTGAGCATCTGGCCTCAGGGGGTTGTGTGATATCCTGATGACACGGGCAGGCAGGGCCTGCCCTGCCGCAGGGATTGTCACTCCCAGGAAAACGGCACTGTGGGTCCTGGGTTCCCCAAGGCTGACCCACTGGACGCAGAGTCAGCCTTCTCCCTACCGCCTCCACCCACCCTGCGGGCACTGGGCCCCCGGCTCCAGTAGGGTCACGGGGACCTGGGGACCCCACTCACCGGGGCTTTGTGCATCAGGGTCATCTCGGTGGGCTGGTACATACTGGTCAGCAGCTGCCCGTTGTACCCGCTGTATGGTGACACCGGTCTCTTAGCTGCAAGGAGACATAGGTGCTGTTCCAGGGCTGGGCTCTCAGCATCCTTTCCTGCCCTCAAGGGAGGCTCTCCAGCTGGGCTCTCAGCTCCCTTTCCTGCTCTCAAGGGAGGCTCcccagggagcagggagagggacaggggGGCTGGGGCAGCCCTGGGGGTGAGGCCGTAGGTGTTGGGCCCCCCCCACCCACTGGAGCCCAGCATCCCTTTGTTTGGAGGCATGGAAAGCATGTTTGCCTTCCCCTCGGGTTTTCCTGCAGCGCAAGACCCCTTCCTACCAAAAAACGCTCCGTCAGCAACCTTCACATCCCCGTCCGCCCTCCGGGGCCAGAGGCCAAGACGGGCACATGGACCTTCGGCGGCCTTCCAAGATGGCCAGCCTCCAGCTCTGGCCTCTCCTGCTGCGGGCCAGTTGCCAGGCGCCGGGGTAAATACAGCAGGGAGCCCACCGCCCGAGAGTCTCCATGGGGCAGAGTGGGTGCTGACCGCCCAGGACCCAGAATCACTACCTGTCCCCCTCAACCCCCCCAGGGCACTGAAGGCACATCCAACCCTGTGGCCCCTTGGCAAGTTTCCAGAACTATTTTCAGCTTCAGAAACACTCCCCTGTGTCTTTGGGGCTGTCGATTTCCGGACCTGTCCTGCCCTGCTGGGCGCTGCAGCTGTGGAGAACTGCTGACCATTCCTGGGGTCCGGGGAGCGGGCTGAGCCCTGGGGGCCGGGGCAGCAGATGCTGGTCTCCGGCCGGCTGATGGCCCCAAGGCTCGGAGGGACCACAATTCTATAGGGCCTCCTAAGTGCCGGGCTCACTCAATTGatttttccatttagaaaaaaataaaaggaaaaaaacctctcACAGCCCCGGAAGTGTTTGCCTTGAGGACAAAGGCTGAGAACGCCTGGGCCTGACAAACAGGCAGCGGGTGGAAGCCGAGGTGGGGGCGGCCGAGGCTCCTCCCAACACTTGTCTGTGAGGCTCACCCACCGCCCCCTGCCCTGTTCCCCGAGTGGCCCCAGGCTGTGCATGTGCCAGGGCCACCCCGGGGGGCAGGTCAAAGATCAGCGCTTGGCAGCGTGAGGATTGAGCCTTTCCCCAAAGCTGGGATCACGGGGACCTCAGCTTACAGAGAAAAGGCCGAGagctctgactctgcaacctcccTGGCCTCTGACCCCTGGCAGAAGCCCCAGAGCTGGTCTGTGCTCCACAATCAGGCAGGTCAAGTCTTAAGCCCCCAAAAGCACAGGCCGGGGTCAGAGTCCAGGCTTTCCGGGTCACGGCGGATGAAGGGGCTGCAGCCAGCCGGCTAAGAGAGCATTCGAGATGCAGGCTGTAGGGCAAGTCCGGGAGGCTCAGGCCCTGGCACTCGGTTCGTGCTCTGTAAACGCTAGTGGTCCTGACGAGGAACTGCAGAAGGCTCCTTCCTTAGGGAGCTGGGAGCGTGTCCGGACAAGTCTCTCAGAGAATGGCCACCCGCTCCTGCCTCCCAGGAGCTCCCGAGGGGGGCCTGGCCACAGGCTGAGGGGGCTTCTCTCCCCCACTTCCTGCCACTTCCACCTCCGGGGTGCCCTTAATTCCAAAACTCGAGGCTTTGTTCCTGCCTGGCACCCCGAGTGCTGGTTCCGGAGGAGAACCCCATCCCATTAACAAAGAGCCAGGGCAGGAGCTTGGAGACAAGCTGGATGTTGAATAGTGGGTGCTGCTTAGGTCAGCATGTGGCACACACATTTTCATGagaaagggaaaatttttaaCTGGAAAAGCTTTTAAAGGAAGTTAAGACTATGGATATGTATGTAATAGAAGAACAAGCTCTGGAGGGATAATAAtgacagaaaaataatagtaatacagAGTTGATAGAGCTAATACAGAGCAGATAGCTAACATTTCTGGATTATTTTCCAAGGGCCAGGCAGATGCAGTaattggggaattccctggagttccagtggttagaactttgtGTTTTCACTGCACAGGgcatgggttcgatgcctggttggggaactaagatctcccatGCCATGAAGcatggctcaaaaaaaaaaaaaaaaagatgcattaaCTGAATCCTATGAAACAGGAGgcactattatccccattttacaaatgaggaaactgaggcacctgGTGGGAAAATACCAGTCCACAGGGATcagttctatggacagaagaggaaggaacaggGTAGAATTAGGGAGACAGTGGAGGGTAATTTTATCCCTAATGTGTCAGATTTTACAATGAAAATACACTAATGAATTGCATGAgtatagagaaaaaaatcttttttaaaaatggagtttaGGAACTTGATGGCAGAGAACTCTCGATATTCTCAGGCACCTCCCATTCTGCTCAGGAGACTAGTCCCCAGTCCTGCAATAAGTCACCCGGAATAAAAGAAGACCTTGCAGGGatttcctggcagcccagtggttaggacttggtgctttcactaccgtggcctggggttcaatccctggttggggaactaagatcccacaagccacctgGCGTggccaaatattaataattaaaacaatttaaaaaaaattaagattcatGTATAGgcatggttgagtccctttgctgttccccTGAAACTATTAATATCACAACACTTAATCGAATATCccgcaatataaaataaaaagtttcaaaaaaaattttttttttaaataaaggggaccttcctggagaaggaaatggcaacccactcccatattcttgcctgggaaatcccacggacagaggagcctggcgggctacagtacataaggtcacaagagtcgaatacgactaagcaactaagccaccaccaaGAGGGGACCCGAGGAGGGTGTCCCGTGACCCACCTGAGGCTGGCTCGTCCATGGAAAACGCCTTGTTTTCCACAAACATGCTCTGGCCCTTTTGCTCTTTCAGAATGGTCTCGTAGCCCACGCCTCGGGTGGGGTACAGATCCCCCTGGTAGCTCTGCTCCGGGCTGGACCTGGTCACCTGGGAGACCTCTGGGATGACGTAGAAGAGGACAAAGGCCCAGGCATTGGTGGCGAGGGCGATGGCCAGCGTGGGGTCGTCCCACGTGGGGCTGTTGTACTGCCGGTTGCCGTAGGTGTACATGACAATCCACACCACCCAGACGGCGATGGAGGCGGTCGTGGTGAGCAATATGAAGACCCCGTGCTTCCGCCAGCGCTTGAAGCGGCCGCACAGGGCCGACCAGGCCCCCGAGAAGgcgcagagcagcagcagcatcacgtAGATGAGCGCCATGACGAAGTCCGCGTTGGCGATGGCGCAGGGGGAGACGGCCACCCAGCCCGCACTGCCGTTGCCCAGAGCGTCGCCCTCTGTGCCGGCTCCCCGCACCAGTGTGATGATCAGCCACTCCGTGTTGATGATCACCTCCACGAGGCTCAGCAGCAGGGCCACGAGGAAGATCACCCAACCCCGGGGCCCGTGGTTCTTCCGGACCAGGAAGTGGAGGGCCAAGACGTGGGCCACCAGGCAGGAGAAGCAGATGGCGAACAGGACCCCGAAGAGGAAGCGCCGGGAGGCACAGGTGGAGAAGCTGGGCTTCACCACGCAGGCGAAGACGAGGCAGAAGAGGCCCAGGGTCCCCAGAAGGAAGAACACCTGGGTCCCCAGCAGGCTCCGCTTCTTGGTGTCCTGCACGAAGGGGAGGCTGGCCACCAGGATGATGGTGAGGACGAAGGTGGTGACGACGCCTGCCCCCGCCACGGCTTCCAAGATGATGCCCCAAGCCTCAGAGCGGTCACACAGGTTGTAATAGAGGGGGTTGAGGTCCGGGCTGCAGCCAGGCGGGGCCTGCTCCTGGGCCCGGGCCCctgggagcaggaagagaggCAGTCCCAGACACATCAGCACGGTTCTGTGGATGGCCATCCTGGATGCCAGGCCAGGCTCCAGCTGGGTCCCTAGAGAAGGAGGGGAGAAAAGGCTAAATCAGTCCCTCGGGCCAGACCCCGACACACAGGGTGCTGCTCCCCCCCAGTCCTGGACCAGGGCGCATTCATCTTGGCTCTAGCCCTCTGAGCTACTGAatcctttttccctctctcttttatgGCCGCGCCGAGTGCcatgtgaaatcttagctccctggctAAGGATTGaacacatgccccctgcagtggaagtgtggagtcttcacCCCTGGACTACCACGCAAGTTCCCAGAATCctactttattttattcttatttattcatgtatgtATTCATTTGACTGCACTAGTTGGGGCACGTGGGGGTCTTGGATCTTCtttgtggcatgtgagctcttaattgtagcgtgtgggatctagttcccacaccagggatcaagcctgggctccctgcatggggagcacagaatcttagccactggactgccaagaagttcccagaatccttcttaacACAGAACTCCCGGGACTCTTGCCAACTAACCAGAGAGACAAACGAGATGAAGCCCAGTTGTCATTCCTCTTCCCAGGCATGGAAGAGGAGGAAACTGTGCTAAATTTTCACCTCCCTCCACCAATCGTAACCTGGACCCAAATATTCCCTGAGCTCTTGCAGCTAGGATGGGGGTGAGGTTTACAAGCAAGTTCACCAAGCGCTCAGCTCCTCTCTGCCCCGGGACTCCCAGAGTTCAGATGGCCAGCCGCTTGACCCTCCAGTCTGTCCCTGTGATGCCCAAGTCCACAGAGAATCAGCCATGCATTCATCCATTCAGTGAGTATTTAAGAAGCACCAGGAACAGGTACAAACTGCTACCAGACAGTGAAGAGATGACCGAAAAGTTGTATGTATCAACATTTTTCCCTGATGTCTTCCTACCACTGACCCTTTCTGCCCTTCATTTTCCCACTCTTAGTCCCAACTCTTCTCTTCAACACTTCTCTTCGGAATCCAAGTTCCTTGGAAGCTCAAGTTGTTAAAGAGTCAAGGATAAAATTTAACATATTTCCCAGCTAGGGAGTTAATGACTTAACGCAAAAATCCTCCTATGAGGcattagcattttaaaagcaagaacAAGGCAAGGGCAAAGCAAAACCCAAAGGAATTCATCTGTAATGGAAGACGTCAAGACCCTGTAGCTAGAAGGCAAGAAGGCGGTCTTTTATTTGCACTGTGGTCAAGTAAATGGTTGGTAAACCTGCCTCTTCCTCTCTTACCTCTTGGACCCAGGCACTTTCTAGGACAGCAACCTGAACAAGCTTTCCTGGGCTATAGTGACTACTAGTGGCTGGGAGGGGAATGGCATGATCCTCCTCCCTATCTTTCTTCTGCTTTGAAGGTGGAGGGTGGATTTGTGTACCACTAACCctttggatggagaaggcaatggcaccccactccagtactcttgcctggaaaatcccatggatggaggagcctggtgggctgcagtccatggggtcgctaagagtcgggcatgactgagcgacttcactttcacttttcactttcaggcactggagaaggaaatggcaacccactccagtgttcttgcctagagaatcccagggacggcggagcctggtgggctgccatctctggggttgcacagagtcggacacaactgatcgacttagcagcagcagcaaccctttggattgggggcaggaggagaaggggacgacagaggatgagatggttggatggcatcaccgactcaatggacatgagtctgcataaactccgggagttggtgatggactgggaggcctgcagtccatggggtcgcaaagagtcagacactactgagagactgaactgagctgaaccctTCCTTTggagttttcctggtggctcagactgtatagaatctgcctgcaatgcaggagacctgggttcaaaccctgggtcttgaagatcccctggagaagggaatgacaacccactccagtattcttgcctggagaatttcatggacggaggagcctggcaggttacagtccacaaggttgcaaagaattggacataactgagcaactaacacaccacaagcctttggaaaaggaaatggcaacctgctccagtgttcttgcctgggaaaacccacggacagaggagcctggcaggctacagtccacaaggttgcaaagaattggacatgcctgagcaactaacacaccacaagcctttggaaaaggaaatggcaacctcctccagtattcttgcctgggaaaacccacggacagaggagcctagcaggttacagtccatggggtcgaaaaggagtcagacatgacttattgactaaacgacaacaaaacCCTTTAATGTTTCCACTATTCCTGGCTAATTAATGTCTAACAGGCAAAGAAAACTGACTCTCCATAATTGATAAGAGGAAGGACACTGCTACTAAGTCAGGGAAAATAAAACTCACAAATTGAGACTAACATAATAAAAAGACCATCAACTTTCAAAGTCCTTTAAGATCTCCTACATGccccttgaaaatattttaggtCTCTCAGCGTTCCTGGCTACCACCTCATTTGTCAATTAAAGTCTGCTTTTCCCCAAACCCTGATCATTAGCTTTTAATAAATTAACAATCTTATGTGAATTTACTGTATTGTTTTCCTAAATAAATGGTACCATAACGCAGCTAGTTTCGCTCAACTTCAACACAAAAGCTTGTTTTCCCTACATCATGACTTAAATAAGCTTTGTAGGGGACTTTGCGTAATCGTAAATCAATAAGGCACACACTGTACTTTATTTACAATgactaagaa
It encodes the following:
- the GPRC5C gene encoding G-protein coupled receptor family C group 5 member C, whose protein sequence is MAIHRTVLMCLGLPLFLLPGARAQEQAPPGCSPDLNPLYYNLCDRSEAWGIILEAVAGAGVVTTFVLTIILVASLPFVQDTKKRSLLGTQVFFLLGTLGLFCLVFACVVKPSFSTCASRRFLFGVLFAICFSCLVAHVLALHFLVRKNHGPRGWVIFLVALLLSLVEVIINTEWLIITLVRGAGTEGDALGNGSAGWVAVSPCAIANADFVMALIYVMLLLLCAFSGAWSALCGRFKRWRKHGVFILLTTTASIAVWVVWIVMYTYGNRQYNSPTWDDPTLAIALATNAWAFVLFYVIPEVSQVTRSSPEQSYQGDLYPTRGVGYETILKEQKGQSMFVENKAFSMDEPASAKRPVSPYSGYNGQLLTSMYQPTEMTLMHKAPSDGAYDVILPRATANSQVTGSANSTLRAEDIYAAQGRQEATLPKEGKNSQVFRNPYVWD